A genomic region of Methylobacterium durans contains the following coding sequences:
- a CDS encoding SGNH/GDSL hydrolase family protein, producing the protein MIARIASSLSSRVRPLRALLRGAAVLVGLSVLPTAVLAYADLLPEGFDLAILGFESSPAMDLPHVREQLAAGGPLRIVAFGSSSTEGVGASSPAAAYPARLQAALNRALPHLVGGVSVLNRGIGGEHVDDMMRRLERDVIAAKPQLVIWQTGSNDPLRGIDLDHFREATLTGLRAMREAGIDVVLMEPQWCPKFDATPGSYRFRDAVREIGEETGVPVIRRSELMRSWINEARLTRKELFAPDGLHMADRGYALLARAAADEILRDAGGPVRVAEAAQ; encoded by the coding sequence ATGATCGCCCGAATCGCCTCCTCCCTCAGCTCCCGTGTCCGGCCGCTGCGCGCGCTCCTGCGGGGCGCGGCCGTCCTCGTCGGCCTAAGCGTGCTGCCCACCGCCGTGCTCGCCTACGCGGATCTCCTGCCGGAGGGGTTTGATCTCGCCATCCTCGGCTTCGAATCCTCGCCCGCGATGGACCTGCCCCATGTGCGCGAGCAGCTCGCCGCGGGCGGTCCCCTGCGGATCGTGGCCTTCGGCTCCTCCTCCACGGAAGGCGTCGGCGCGAGCAGCCCGGCGGCCGCCTACCCGGCCCGGCTCCAGGCCGCCCTGAACCGCGCCCTGCCGCATCTCGTCGGCGGCGTCAGCGTTCTGAACCGCGGCATCGGCGGCGAGCACGTGGACGACATGATGCGCCGCCTCGAGCGCGACGTCATCGCGGCCAAGCCCCAGCTCGTGATCTGGCAGACGGGCAGCAACGACCCCTTGCGCGGGATCGACCTCGACCATTTCCGCGAGGCGACCCTGACGGGCCTGCGCGCCATGCGGGAGGCCGGCATCGACGTGGTGCTGATGGAACCGCAATGGTGCCCGAAATTCGATGCGACGCCGGGCTCGTACCGTTTCCGCGACGCCGTGCGCGAGATCGGCGAGGAGACCGGCGTTCCGGTGATCCGGCGCTCCGAGCTGATGCGCAGCTGGATCAACGAGGCGCGGCTGACCCGCAAGGAGCTATTTGCCCCCGACGGGCTGCACATGGCCGACCGCGGCTACGCGCTCCTCGCGCGCGCCGCGGCCGACGAGATCCTGCGCGATGCCGGCGGCCCCGTCCGGGTCGCCGAGGCGGCGCAGTAG
- a CDS encoding CHAD domain-containing protein → MRSARPRRPRGPPASAGGGDGKEDAQGNGQGEPEAVLSTYFDTPDEALRAAGLTLRVRRRGEARLQTVKAEAGAGAAGLFDRPEWEVAITGDAPDPAAFADTPVPRILKDAKDATLEPRFTTVVMRTERTVPYGASRIRATLDEGRVETQAGDAALCELELELESGTPADLFALAQALAETVPLHLGALSKSERGFALRDGRLGLPSKAGSVVLPEDASAGDAFRRIAMACLRHLRLNEAVFLAGRDPEALHQIRVALRRLRSAFSLFKPVLAHDPRAASLAEAIKGATEPFGRARNLDVFLETTLPEERARRPDEPGLEELAARLATERDRAHETVSTILTSPEWRGLLLDLLAWLHTGPWLGEGADPARDAPARDFAAAVLGRFRKRVRKRGRHLAKLDPEARHRVRIAGKKLRYGADFFASLFPDKTARKRHKAFAAALSDLQDHLGALNDLATAHAVMASLAEGPPGTAASGPALFAAGLTAADNEARTRDLLAAADEAHGDLVDAKPFWR, encoded by the coding sequence ATGCGATCGGCTCGACCTCGCCGCCCTCGGGGGCCACCCGCTTCTGCAGGAGGAGGGGATGGGAAGGAGGACGCGCAGGGGAACGGACAGGGTGAGCCCGAGGCCGTCCTCTCGACCTATTTCGACACGCCGGATGAGGCCCTGCGGGCGGCGGGCCTGACCTTGCGCGTGCGCCGCCGGGGGGAGGCGCGCCTCCAGACCGTGAAGGCGGAGGCGGGAGCGGGGGCCGCCGGCCTGTTCGACCGGCCGGAATGGGAGGTGGCGATCACGGGCGACGCGCCCGATCCGGCGGCCTTCGCCGACACGCCGGTGCCCCGGATCCTCAAGGACGCGAAGGACGCGACCCTGGAGCCCCGCTTCACCACGGTGGTGATGCGCACGGAGCGGACCGTCCCCTACGGCGCCTCGCGCATCCGCGCCACCCTCGACGAGGGGCGCGTCGAGACCCAGGCGGGCGACGCGGCGCTGTGCGAGCTGGAGCTCGAACTCGAATCGGGCACGCCCGCCGACCTCTTCGCCCTCGCCCAGGCGCTCGCCGAGACGGTGCCGCTCCATCTCGGCGCCCTCTCGAAGAGCGAGCGCGGCTTCGCTCTGCGGGACGGGCGGCTCGGGCTGCCCAGCAAGGCGGGATCGGTGGTGCTGCCCGAGGATGCGAGCGCGGGCGACGCCTTCCGCCGCATCGCCATGGCCTGCCTGCGCCACCTGCGTCTCAACGAGGCGGTGTTCCTGGCGGGCCGCGACCCGGAGGCCCTCCACCAGATCCGCGTGGCGCTGCGGCGGCTGCGCTCGGCCTTCAGCCTGTTCAAGCCGGTCCTCGCGCACGACCCCCGCGCCGCGAGCCTCGCCGAGGCGATCAAGGGGGCGACCGAGCCGTTCGGCCGGGCGCGCAATCTCGACGTCTTCCTGGAGACGACGCTGCCCGAAGAGCGGGCGCGCCGCCCGGACGAGCCGGGCCTCGAGGAGCTGGCGGCCCGCCTCGCCACCGAGCGCGACCGGGCCCACGAGACGGTCTCGACGATCCTGACCTCGCCGGAATGGCGCGGCCTCCTCCTCGACCTGCTCGCCTGGCTCCACACCGGACCCTGGCTCGGCGAGGGGGCCGACCCCGCCCGCGACGCACCGGCCCGCGACTTCGCCGCCGCCGTGCTGGGCCGGTTCCGCAAGCGGGTGCGCAAGCGCGGCCGCCACCTCGCCAAGCTCGACCCGGAGGCGCGCCACCGGGTGCGCATCGCGGGCAAGAAGCTGCGCTACGGCGCCGATTTCTTCGCCTCGCTGTTTCCGGACAAGACGGCGCGCAAGCGCCACAAGGCCTTCGCGGCGGCCCTCTCGGACCTGCAGGACCACCTCGGCGCCCTGAACGACCTCGCGACCGCCCATGCGGTGATGGCGAGCCTCGCCGAAGGGCCGCCCGGGACGGCGGCGAGCGGGCCGGCCCTGTTCGCCGCGGGGCTCACCGCGGCCGACAACGAGGCGCGCACGCGCGACCTGCTCGCGGCCGCCGACGAGGCCCACGGGGACTTGGTCGACGCGAAGCCGTTCTGGCGCTGA
- the rlmB gene encoding 23S rRNA (guanosine(2251)-2'-O)-methyltransferase RlmB produces MTIRRDRPGGPRPAPSGPGRSRTGSFRAGERRAAPGGPRGGPEDPVVLYGWHPVVQALGNAGRRLHRLLATENGAARLAEALGTLPIVPEIVRPSAINALLGPDAVHQGLYLEVDPLPAPGLDALPEDALLLALDQITDPHNVGAIVRTAAAFGVAGIVTTLRHSPSATGVLAKSASGGLEHVPLITVRNLAEALIELGERGFTRIGLDSEAEADLDAVGPRRPAIVVLGAEGKGLRQRTRECCDVLARIAFTGEIRSLNVSNAAAITLYALRRPAQG; encoded by the coding sequence ATGACCATCCGACGCGATCGACCCGGCGGTCCCCGCCCCGCGCCGTCCGGCCCCGGCCGGTCGCGGACCGGCAGCTTTCGCGCTGGCGAGCGCCGCGCCGCGCCCGGCGGGCCGCGCGGGGGGCCGGAGGATCCCGTCGTGCTCTACGGATGGCATCCGGTCGTGCAGGCGCTCGGCAATGCCGGGCGGCGGCTGCACCGGTTGCTCGCCACCGAGAACGGCGCCGCGCGCCTCGCCGAGGCGCTGGGCACCCTGCCGATCGTGCCCGAGATCGTCCGCCCGAGCGCGATCAACGCGCTGCTCGGGCCGGACGCCGTCCATCAGGGCCTCTATCTCGAGGTCGATCCCCTGCCCGCGCCGGGCCTCGACGCCCTGCCCGAGGACGCTCTGCTCCTCGCCCTCGATCAGATCACCGATCCCCACAATGTCGGCGCCATCGTGCGCACGGCCGCGGCCTTCGGCGTCGCCGGCATCGTGACGACCCTGCGCCACTCGCCGAGCGCCACCGGCGTCCTCGCGAAATCCGCCTCCGGCGGCCTGGAGCACGTGCCGCTGATCACGGTGCGCAACCTCGCCGAGGCCCTGATCGAGCTCGGCGAGCGGGGCTTCACTCGGATCGGGCTCGATTCCGAGGCCGAGGCCGATCTCGACGCCGTCGGCCCGCGCCGGCCCGCAATCGTCGTGCTGGGCGCCGAGGGCAAGGGCCTGCGCCAGCGCACCCGGGAATGCTGCGACGTGCTCGCCCGCATCGCCTTCACGGGGGAGATCCGCAGCCTCAACGTCTCGAACGCGGCGGCCATCACCCTCTACGCCCTGCGCCGGCCGGCGCAGGGCTGA
- a CDS encoding cytochrome C oxidase Cbb3 has protein sequence MGSSRRLLAAAGILIAAGGLAAALGRFSHAPMPDEADLANPQRNAEPAAYDVLGRAAAAPEPGAVRIDDALFRRGREAFYRETFGNEVFLTDVMGMLDGALSLYEVSRALTLLAGRGTANLEVRVARPVTVAGRTYQVGELIPTGLDVARGSLFPLGIRTFYDRGHVRMGITCALCHAAFDPGTGKVVEGAPNRDLNVGLMMALASNTTAYYMHGSTPSLDPFRTDPNRTVATRGGGRERLPDPEALEAAAKVQAASWPPGSFDSSPDLVTNPTSIPSSFTADGHPYGWSGHAGLGPFRGLSALNNNVHALNSDTTAQAEAAPFLFGLDPEVYLGTLLQRAPSPSFRFDPQDGRTPSQVLKATDPTPDAPGLNSYAVLPSFPNANYVTTNGLVATSPGEPVGYANDAMSAFQNALRAPFRPAPPEILATGRQVFERAGCAGCHSGPAYTDHRVIPAPEIGTEPSRARSFARTEATLRPPDLYAAGTPFPVPAGTVTLPVPLTDAARAQVQLAWAQAGTPGGYKVPNLIGLAESAPYLHDGGVAVGPGPAHAPGIGPLLDPAAGADPAESLRALVDRDLRAKVIAANRADPRAATARVTGEGHAYWADAPGGVAPAEQAALVQYLLSLDGPAR, from the coding sequence ATGGGCTCGTCCCGCCGCCTCCTCGCCGCCGCCGGCATCCTGATCGCCGCCGGCGGCCTCGCGGCCGCGCTCGGCCGGTTCAGCCACGCCCCGATGCCGGACGAGGCCGACCTCGCCAACCCCCAGCGAAACGCTGAGCCAGCCGCCTACGACGTGCTCGGCCGCGCCGCCGCCGCGCCCGAGCCCGGCGCCGTGCGGATCGACGACGCCCTGTTCCGGCGCGGGCGAGAGGCCTTCTATCGCGAGACCTTCGGCAACGAGGTCTTCCTCACCGACGTGATGGGCATGCTCGACGGGGCGCTCAGCCTCTACGAGGTCTCGCGCGCGCTCACCCTGCTGGCGGGGCGGGGCACCGCGAATCTCGAGGTGCGCGTCGCCCGGCCGGTCACGGTCGCCGGCCGGACCTACCAGGTGGGCGAGCTGATCCCGACCGGCCTCGACGTCGCGAGGGGCAGCCTGTTCCCCCTCGGCATCCGGACCTTCTACGACCGCGGCCACGTGCGCATGGGCATCACCTGCGCCCTCTGCCACGCGGCCTTCGACCCGGGCACCGGCAAGGTCGTGGAGGGCGCTCCGAACCGCGATCTCAATGTCGGCCTGATGATGGCGCTGGCCTCGAACACCACCGCCTACTACATGCACGGCTCGACGCCCTCCCTCGACCCGTTCCGGACCGACCCGAACCGCACCGTGGCGACCCGCGGCGGAGGCCGGGAGCGCCTGCCGGACCCGGAGGCGCTGGAGGCCGCCGCCAAGGTGCAGGCGGCGAGCTGGCCGCCCGGCAGCTTCGATTCCTCGCCCGACCTCGTCACCAACCCGACCTCGATCCCGTCGAGCTTCACCGCCGACGGGCATCCCTACGGCTGGAGCGGGCATGCCGGGCTCGGCCCCTTCCGCGGCCTCTCGGCGCTGAACAACAACGTCCACGCCCTGAACTCCGACACGACCGCCCAGGCCGAGGCCGCGCCCTTCCTGTTCGGCCTCGATCCGGAGGTCTATCTCGGCACGCTCCTGCAGCGGGCCCCGTCCCCGAGCTTCCGCTTCGATCCGCAGGACGGACGGACGCCGTCGCAGGTCCTCAAGGCCACCGACCCGACCCCGGACGCGCCGGGGCTGAACAGCTACGCCGTCCTCCCGAGCTTTCCGAACGCCAACTACGTGACCACGAACGGGCTCGTCGCGACGAGCCCCGGCGAGCCCGTCGGCTACGCCAACGACGCCATGTCGGCCTTCCAGAATGCCCTGCGCGCGCCGTTCCGGCCGGCGCCGCCGGAGATCCTCGCGACGGGACGGCAGGTGTTCGAGCGGGCGGGCTGCGCCGGCTGCCATTCCGGGCCGGCCTACACCGACCACCGGGTGATCCCGGCGCCCGAGATCGGCACCGAGCCGAGCCGGGCCCGCTCCTTCGCCAGGACCGAGGCGACCCTCCGGCCGCCCGACCTCTACGCCGCGGGCACCCCCTTTCCGGTGCCGGCGGGCACCGTGACGCTGCCGGTGCCGCTGACGGACGCGGCGCGGGCGCAGGTGCAGCTCGCCTGGGCGCAGGCGGGCACGCCGGGCGGCTACAAGGTGCCGAACCTGATCGGCCTCGCCGAATCCGCCCCCTACCTCCACGACGGCGGCGTCGCGGTCGGCCCCGGACCCGCGCACGCGCCGGGCATCGGGCCGCTCCTCGACCCGGCGGCCGGGGCGGATCCGGCCGAGAGCCTGCGCGCGCTGGTGGACCGGGACCTGCGGGCGAAGGTGATCGCGGCCAACCGCGCCGACCCGCGCGCGGCGACCGCCCGCGTCACGGGCGAGGGCCACGCCTACTGGGCGGACGCGCCAGGGGGCGTCGCTCCGGCGGAGCAGGCGGCGCTCGTCCAGTACCTGCTCTCCCTCGACGGGCCGGCCCGCTGA
- a CDS encoding L-histidine N(alpha)-methyltransferase — translation MRHEFESRPASESVWLKSWHPRSADAVEAPHCPVEPRTAVERPSLAEGGNTDSTEIDAAFLEAVSRGLSLPEKALAPACLWDETGADLLARAAEDPDCYPASREAGLLGEVAAEVATLVGPEPRVLVFGAAPAGGLDALLTALDRPHPPEILPLDGAAPRPDGDGARPEALLGACLGATAGSLAPADLVAVLERARAILGRGWLLVGTDPNGDTESLLRAHADDGGLMAAFHLNVLHRLARANGDATPDRPSEAGAQAGTDAAAAPLGPEDFRHEARVRLDPFRVETHLVAERAGTLRVGDETIPFAHGESVRTGCAYRYAPGVFQELAADAGWEPVRCWLDPDGLFSLHLLRGEA, via the coding sequence ATGCGTCATGAGTTCGAATCGCGTCCCGCCTCCGAGTCGGTCTGGCTCAAGAGCTGGCATCCCCGCAGCGCCGACGCCGTCGAGGCCCCGCACTGCCCCGTCGAACCCCGGACGGCAGTGGAGCGCCCGAGCCTCGCGGAGGGCGGGAACACCGATTCGACGGAGATCGATGCGGCCTTCCTGGAAGCCGTCTCGCGCGGCCTGTCGCTGCCCGAGAAGGCGCTGGCGCCGGCCTGCCTCTGGGACGAGACCGGGGCGGACCTGCTGGCGCGGGCCGCCGAGGATCCGGATTGCTACCCCGCCTCCCGCGAGGCCGGGCTTCTGGGCGAGGTGGCGGCGGAGGTCGCGACCCTGGTCGGGCCCGAGCCCCGGGTCCTCGTCTTCGGGGCCGCCCCGGCGGGTGGACTCGACGCGCTGCTGACGGCCCTCGACCGGCCGCACCCGCCGGAGATCCTGCCCCTCGACGGGGCGGCGCCCCGTCCGGACGGGGACGGAGCGCGCCCGGAGGCGCTGCTCGGCGCCTGCCTCGGCGCCACCGCGGGCAGCCTCGCCCCCGCCGACCTCGTCGCCGTCCTCGAACGGGCCCGCGCGATCCTCGGGCGCGGCTGGCTCCTCGTCGGCACGGACCCGAACGGCGACACGGAGAGCCTGCTGCGCGCCCACGCGGACGACGGCGGGCTGATGGCCGCCTTCCACCTCAATGTGCTCCATCGCCTCGCCCGCGCCAACGGCGACGCGACGCCGGACCGGCCCTCGGAGGCGGGTGCGCAGGCGGGTACGGACGCGGCCGCCGCGCCGCTCGGACCGGAGGATTTCCGGCACGAGGCGCGGGTGCGGCTCGATCCGTTCCGGGTCGAGACCCATCTGGTCGCCGAGCGGGCGGGCACGCTCCGGGTCGGCGACGAGACCATCCCCTTCGCCCACGGGGAGAGCGTGCGCACGGGCTGCGCCTACCGCTACGCGCCGGGCGTGTTCCAGGAACTCGCGGCCGATGCGGGCTGGGAGCCCGTGCGCTGCTGGCTCGACCCGGACGGGTTGTTCAGCCTGCACCTACTGCGGGGCGAAGCTTAA
- a CDS encoding helix-turn-helix transcriptional regulator, whose protein sequence is MFLHASERVTTLGLDMLTIIDTAQPDTAPRPYLTPAEAAAHLSIPVRTLESYRKRGGGPVYRKLGLKTVRYHRDDLTAWAEAGKRRSVHEC, encoded by the coding sequence GTGTTCCTGCACGCCAGTGAGCGTGTGACCACACTGGGCCTCGATATGCTCACGATCATCGACACAGCTCAGCCTGACACCGCCCCGCGTCCGTACCTGACGCCGGCCGAAGCAGCGGCGCACCTCTCAATCCCTGTGCGCACGCTGGAAAGCTACCGCAAACGCGGTGGCGGCCCCGTCTACCGCAAGCTCGGCCTCAAGACCGTTCGCTATCACCGCGACGACCTGACCGCTTGGGCTGAAGCCGGCAAGCGGCGCTCCGTGCACGAGTGCTGA
- a CDS encoding bifunctional DNA primase/polymerase — MTVLSPKPAAALSPNALVALAWARQGFPVFPCRSGLEPGGKPKTPIGRWQNETTTDEATILRWWSLWPNALVGLRPLGLVVIDCDRAKREGANDGVVAWTELGLRHGFDGVSAMSVDTPSGGEHHYFRQPSGLLLGNSTGALPRGIDVRGNTEGYVIAPGSVMPDGRAYRYRSGPDLLRSAPVSALPELPPAAVGLIRSKATLSPVDTNITRLPDPVRPPPPLPKSWADLDLTNVRIWTGESVWEADDCQSMDERRGRALLTCCADELAAVQPGGRGQKAHAISYRVGRWVGSGAIAYPEALQALVRACERNGLSQKDGAARVQTAVARALTRGAQKPVPLPPLSSDLSPLLEGQSLLGQEVDPLEIEPDAPECASRADTRWRTWGDAPAAPREMLVKGVLPRRGVAQLVAAQFTGKSALALRLAAHIASGEPFFGSKVSATGGTLWFAFEAEDEMQPRLEALRCEGLIGSTAPVAWIADDLVALLSPEGEQRFRVDVAEGRNRLARAFDVPLRLIVIDTAAASAGWTDENSNAEGQRYMCILSDIAKEFDCLVLCIDHLGKAGAERGTRGSSAKDGAADARLMLTTESGTLMLTLDKLRGGKKGPVGAFRLRSIQLGLDEDGDPQEAVIAEPLGVSSKMRKPPGAGELRILDAVEELKKGGATIAREALRAAYLAKGGNPESFRRDLRKAEAAGFLELKDAEANE, encoded by the coding sequence GTGACCGTCCTCTCGCCTAAGCCCGCCGCTGCCCTCTCGCCCAACGCGCTAGTCGCGCTTGCTTGGGCTCGGCAAGGCTTCCCTGTCTTCCCCTGCCGCTCCGGCCTCGAACCGGGCGGCAAGCCGAAGACCCCCATCGGGCGGTGGCAGAATGAGACCACGACCGACGAGGCCACCATTCTCCGATGGTGGTCACTTTGGCCCAACGCCCTCGTCGGCCTGCGGCCGCTCGGCCTCGTGGTAATCGACTGCGACCGCGCAAAGCGCGAGGGTGCGAATGACGGCGTTGTGGCTTGGACCGAGCTGGGTCTTCGCCATGGCTTCGATGGCGTGTCGGCCATGAGCGTGGACACGCCGAGCGGGGGCGAGCACCACTACTTCCGCCAACCCTCTGGGCTGCTCCTCGGCAACTCGACCGGCGCACTCCCACGCGGCATCGACGTGCGAGGCAATACGGAGGGTTATGTCATCGCGCCCGGCAGCGTAATGCCGGATGGGCGGGCTTACCGTTACCGCTCCGGCCCCGACCTTCTCCGGTCCGCCCCAGTGTCCGCGCTGCCTGAGCTGCCTCCGGCAGCAGTTGGTCTGATCCGCAGCAAGGCCACGCTCTCGCCTGTGGACACCAACATCACGCGGCTCCCGGACCCCGTGCGACCGCCTCCGCCCCTCCCGAAGAGCTGGGCTGACCTTGACCTGACCAATGTCCGCATCTGGACGGGTGAGAGTGTCTGGGAGGCTGACGACTGCCAGAGCATGGACGAACGCCGTGGTCGGGCACTCCTCACCTGCTGTGCCGACGAGCTGGCAGCGGTGCAGCCCGGAGGGCGTGGGCAGAAGGCACACGCAATCAGCTATCGAGTTGGACGTTGGGTCGGCTCCGGCGCCATCGCCTATCCCGAGGCGCTGCAAGCACTTGTGCGGGCTTGCGAGCGCAACGGCCTCTCTCAGAAGGACGGTGCCGCCAGGGTGCAGACCGCCGTGGCAAGGGCTCTGACGCGCGGCGCCCAGAAGCCGGTGCCGCTGCCTCCGCTGTCTTCAGACCTCAGCCCTCTCCTGGAGGGACAGTCCTTGCTGGGACAGGAGGTTGATCCGCTCGAGATTGAACCGGATGCACCTGAGTGTGCGTCGAGGGCCGACACGCGCTGGCGAACCTGGGGTGACGCCCCGGCGGCTCCTCGCGAAATGCTGGTTAAGGGCGTGTTGCCGCGCCGAGGTGTCGCGCAACTTGTCGCTGCCCAGTTCACAGGTAAGTCGGCGCTGGCCCTGCGCCTTGCCGCGCATATTGCTTCCGGCGAACCGTTCTTCGGCAGCAAAGTCAGCGCGACAGGTGGGACGCTTTGGTTTGCATTCGAGGCCGAGGACGAGATGCAGCCGCGCCTAGAGGCGCTGCGCTGCGAGGGGTTGATCGGCTCGACTGCACCGGTTGCCTGGATCGCTGATGATCTAGTTGCGCTGCTAAGCCCTGAAGGCGAGCAGCGGTTTCGTGTCGATGTTGCTGAAGGCCGCAACCGGCTCGCTCGCGCCTTTGATGTTCCTCTACGCCTCATTGTTATCGACACCGCCGCCGCGAGCGCGGGTTGGACCGATGAGAACAGCAATGCCGAAGGCCAGCGGTATATGTGCATCCTGAGCGACATAGCGAAGGAGTTCGATTGCTTGGTCCTGTGCATCGATCATCTGGGCAAGGCCGGTGCCGAACGCGGGACGCGCGGTAGTTCGGCCAAGGATGGTGCAGCGGACGCCCGCCTGATGCTGACCACCGAGAGCGGCACTCTCATGCTGACCCTCGATAAGCTGCGCGGCGGTAAGAAGGGACCGGTCGGCGCCTTTCGCCTGCGGTCTATTCAACTCGGGCTGGACGAGGATGGCGATCCACAAGAAGCTGTCATCGCAGAGCCCCTGGGCGTCTCATCCAAGATGAGGAAGCCTCCAGGGGCGGGTGAGCTGCGTATCCTCGATGCCGTAGAGGAGTTGAAGAAGGGTGGGGCTACCATTGCGCGCGAAGCGCTTCGGGCTGCGTACCTCGCGAAGGGCGGCAATCCTGAGAGCTTTCGCCGCGATTTGCGGAAAGCCGAGGCTGCGGGCTTCCTTGAGTTGAAGGACGCTGAGGCGAACGAATGA
- a CDS encoding cupredoxin domain-containing protein yields MLLAAGLAANLALAEEKPSPPSKSGAAVPPVELTVELDGDKPRCSPAELRLPAQTNVELRVINRADRPVTLTAPGQFENRNVLHADGDLVHVMSNEGYLVKQGGKGTLKLKTLAAGEYPYACTSVQNQDAPFRGKLILAPSAG; encoded by the coding sequence ATGCTCCTCGCTGCCGGCCTCGCCGCGAACCTCGCCCTCGCCGAGGAGAAGCCCTCCCCGCCCTCGAAATCCGGCGCCGCGGTGCCGCCCGTCGAGCTGACGGTCGAGCTCGACGGCGACAAGCCCCGCTGCAGCCCCGCGGAGCTGCGCCTGCCCGCGCAGACCAACGTGGAGCTGCGGGTGATCAACCGGGCCGACCGGCCGGTGACGCTGACGGCGCCGGGACAGTTCGAGAACCGCAACGTGCTGCACGCCGACGGCGACCTCGTCCACGTGATGAGCAACGAGGGCTACCTCGTGAAGCAGGGCGGCAAGGGCACGCTCAAGCTGAAGACGCTCGCGGCCGGGGAGTACCCCTATGCCTGCACCAGCGTGCAGAACCAGGACGCGCCCTTCAGGGGCAAGCTCATCCTCGCCCCCTCGGCCGGCTGA
- a CDS encoding MSMEG_0565 family glycosyltransferase, which yields MAGGPLRIAILATSTSPRGSVAHALAVGEALCDLGHEAVVHAPDPTGRGFYRDARCPVVSVAARPVGGSTADLVRARIEETLRHFATPAACDFDVFHAQCGIGGNALATLSRRRLVHGFVRTVHDLETFADPQFAYWQDRAIYDANRLLCVGRAAAEALARDHGVAAQVVGNGVDQTRFRPEPAPGDAALRLRWGLGAGPVVLCLGGFEERRNALGVIEAFHCLRRDRPQAQLLVVGGGSILDHSGYQARCRAALDRAGLDVGIGRAVIQAGLVPQDAMPGLYRLADLLAAPALRGGFGPGVLEAMACGTPVVGAARAPFSDVLAPTDALLVDPEDAGALADAFRAALAPAEAERLAAAGRRVAARHGWAACASRHLGAYQACSRRNRATADA from the coding sequence ATGGCCGGCGGACCTTTGCGCATCGCGATCCTGGCAACCTCGACGAGCCCGCGGGGCAGCGTCGCCCACGCGCTGGCGGTCGGGGAGGCCCTGTGCGACCTCGGGCACGAGGCGGTGGTGCACGCCCCCGACCCCACGGGCCGGGGCTTCTACCGGGACGCCCGCTGCCCCGTCGTCTCCGTGGCGGCGCGGCCGGTCGGCGGCTCGACCGCTGACCTGGTGCGGGCCCGGATCGAGGAGACCCTGCGCCACTTCGCGACGCCCGCGGCCTGCGATTTCGACGTGTTCCACGCCCAGTGCGGCATCGGCGGCAACGCGCTCGCCACCCTGAGCCGTCGCCGGCTGGTGCACGGCTTCGTGCGCACCGTCCACGATCTCGAGACCTTCGCCGATCCGCAGTTCGCCTACTGGCAGGACCGGGCCATCTACGACGCGAACCGCCTGCTCTGCGTCGGCCGGGCCGCGGCCGAGGCGCTCGCGCGCGATCACGGCGTCGCGGCGCAGGTGGTCGGCAACGGCGTCGACCAGACCCGGTTCCGGCCCGAGCCCGCCCCCGGGGACGCGGCGCTGCGCCTGCGCTGGGGCCTCGGGGCGGGCCCCGTCGTGCTCTGCCTCGGGGGCTTCGAGGAGCGGCGGAATGCGCTCGGGGTGATCGAGGCCTTCCATTGCCTGCGGCGTGATCGGCCGCAGGCGCAGCTCCTCGTCGTCGGCGGCGGCTCGATCCTGGACCATTCCGGCTACCAGGCCCGCTGCCGCGCCGCCCTCGACCGGGCGGGGCTGGACGTCGGCATCGGCCGGGCCGTGATCCAGGCGGGGCTCGTGCCGCAGGACGCGATGCCGGGCCTCTATCGCCTCGCGGACCTCCTCGCCGCGCCGGCCCTGCGGGGCGGCTTCGGCCCGGGCGTGCTCGAGGCGATGGCCTGCGGCACGCCGGTCGTCGGCGCGGCCCGCGCGCCCTTCAGCGACGTCCTCGCCCCCACCGACGCCCTCCTCGTCGACCCGGAGGATGCCGGGGCGCTCGCGGACGCCTTCCGGGCCGCCCTCGCCCCGGCCGAGGCGGAGCGGCTCGCGGCGGCGGGGCGCCGGGTCGCGGCGCGGCACGGCTGGGCGGCCTGCGCGAGCCGCCATCTCGGCGCCTACCAAGCCTGCTCGCGCCGCAACCGCGCCACCGCCGACGCCTGA